CCCCCGTCTATGTATTTGAAGATATTGAAGGGAATGAAATAAAGAAGTATTCCAGCACCGCAAGTTTCCCACCTCCGGGTCAAGTCGGAGATAAAATCGAGATTCTCTACTCCAAAGAAGAACCAAAAAAATCGAGACAGAATACCTTTTTCGACAAGTGGGGCATCTCCGCGATAACTGGAGGGTTGGGAGTCTTCTACCTTTTGCTCTCAGCATTAATAATCTACCTCACAGGGAAACAGCTAAAAAAAGAAAGAGAGTGAACCAGACGCTACTAGTCAATGTCGCTTCGCGCCATGCTAGAGCTCGACGATATGCAGAGAAGAAGAATGAAATTTATAGCCCTGATCGTGTTCTTGCTGCCTTGTGTA
Above is a genomic segment from Puniceicoccus vermicola containing:
- a CDS encoding DUF3592 domain-containing protein, coding for MSKLTFGISILPILVAIGFGLHTSNFLETAIAAEAEIIELIPRESDGSTLFAPVYVFEDIEGNEIKKYSSTASFPPPGQVGDKIEILYSKEEPKKSRQNTFFDKWGISAITGGLGVFYLLLSALIIYLTGKQLKKERE